The following are encoded together in the Glycine max cultivar Williams 82 chromosome 8, Glycine_max_v4.0, whole genome shotgun sequence genome:
- the LOC100812631 gene encoding uncharacterized protein LOC100812631 isoform 1 (isoform 1 is encoded by transcript variant 1), whose translation MGEEEPANEVSKIDSDEKSLQENTLDEITEKKDLETDGGKVLENNGIKELKENIVKEIEDKQADSMEKVEESKKVDVVEEAKEDKKEDGVEEAKEDKKDGVEEVNKDMKEDGVGEVKEDKEVDGVEVKEGKEVDGVKEVKEDTEIDGVKEVKEDKEVGGVSGVKEVEEDKEVDGVKKVEDKKGDELKEIEEDKKDDHISENDKMDEDTEVKETIEGKQENEKVQAEKPEVDAMEVEGGIQEEESDEKEKKDVAMEEDEDEDKDNIDKSKEEEKTEDSKGKKGSKKRGRGKIDGEKVKEKRKEPKKTEPRTPTIDRPVRERKSVERLVASIDKDATKEFHIEKGRGTPLKNIPNVAFKLSRRKTDDTFKLLHTILFGRRGKAVEIKSNILRFSGFVWRDNEEKQMIKVKEKLDKCNKEKLLEFCDVLDITINKATSRKEDIIAKLIDFLVAPHATTTVLLAEKEKPSKGTKRKRVVKWGSSRSGTTSRRSVKSQKKNEDSTVVRRKSASDTDESEEDKKDEENEENENGVADKSEDETPEKSESEDKSDSGSESEDIKEKKKHSKTSSTKKESAKKSKIEKIAVPNKSRSPPKRAPKKPSFNLSKSDEDSDESPKVFSRKKKNEKGGKQKTSTPTKSASEEKTAEKVTRGKGKKKEKSRPSDNQLRDAICEILKEVDFNTATFTDILKKLAKQFDMDLTPRKASIKFMIQEELTKLADEANDDGEEDAEKDEAPSTGQEVEA comes from the exons ATGGGTGAGGAAGAACCAGCGAATGAAGTTTCTAAGATTGACTCAGATGAGAAGAGCTTGCAGGAGAATACTTTGGATGAAATTACTGAGAAAAAGGACTTGGAAACTGATGGAGGAAAAGTCTTGGAGAACAATGGAATCAAAGagttgaaagaaaatattgtaaaagaaattgaagataagCAAGCTGATAGTATGGAAAAGGTAGAAGAGAGCAAGAAAGTTGATGTTGTGGAAGAAGCAAAAGAGGATAAGAAAGAAGATGGAGTGGAAGAAGCAAAAGAGGATAAGAAAGATGGGGTGGAAGAAGTAAACAAGGATATGAAAGAAGATGGGGTGGGAGAAGTAAAAGAGGATAAGGAAGTTGATGGTGTAGAAGTAAAGGAGGGTAAGGAAGTTGATGGTGTGAAAGAAGTCAAGGAGGATACAGAAATTGATGGTGTGAAAGAGGTCAAGGAGGATAAGGAAGTTGGTGGTGTATCTGGTGTGAAAGAAGTCGAGGAGGATAAGGAAGTTGATGGTGTGAAAAAAGTAGAAGATAAAAAAGGTGATGAGTTGAAAGAAATAGAAGAGGATAAGAAAGATGATCATATATCTGAGAATGATAAAATGGATGAAGACACTGAGGTTAAGGAAACAATTGAAGGtaaacaagaaaatgaaaaagtgcAAGCTGAGAAACCAGAAGTAGATGCTATGGAAGTAGAGGGTGGCATTCAGGAGGAGGAGAGTgatgaaaaggagaaaaaagatgTGGCGATGGAGGAGGATGAAGATGAGGATAAGGACAATATTGATaagtcaaaagaagaagagaagacagAAGATAGTAAGGGTAAGAAAGGATCAAAAAAACGTGGGAGAGGGAAAATCGATGGGgagaaagtgaaagaaaaaagaaaggaaccAAAGAAAACAGAGCCAAGGACTCCTACTATTGATCGCCCTGTGCGGGAAAGGAAGTCAGTGGAGAGGTTGGTAGCATCAATTGATAAAGATGCAAccaaagaatttcacattgaaAAG GGTCGTGGTAcacctttaaaaaatataccaaaTG TGGCATTTAAGTTATCTAGAAGGAAGACTGATGATACCTTCAAATTGCTCCATACAATTCTCTTTGGAAGGAGAGGGAAG GCAGTTGAGATCAAGAGTAATATATTAAGGTTTTCTGGTTTCGTGTGGCGTGACAATGAG GAAAAGCAAATgattaaagtaaaagaaaaacttgaCAAGTGTAATAAAGAGAAGTTACTGGAATTCTGTGATGTGCTTGACATAACAATTAACAAGGCAACATCGAGGAAG GAAGATATTATTGCTAAGCTTATAGATTTTTTAGTTGCCCCTCATGCAACCACAACTGTGTTACTTgcagaaaaagagaag CCCAGTAAGGGAACAAAGCGCAAGCGTGTTGTAAAATGGGGTTCATCAAGATCTGGGACAACTTCAAGACGTTCTGTGAAG AGtcagaagaaaaatgaagattCTACCGTAGTGCGGAGAAAGAGTGCATCTGACACAGATGAGTCAGAGGAAGacaagaaagatgaagaaaacgaggaaaatgaaaatggtGTTGCTGACAAATCTGAGGATGAAACACCAGAGAAATCTGAAAGTGAAGACAAAAGTGATTCTGGGAGTGAATCTGaagatataaaagaaaagaaaaaacattctaAAACATCATCCACAAAGAAAGAATCTGctaagaaaagtaaaattgagaaaattgCAGTTCCTAATAAATCTCGCTCACCACCAAAAAGAGCACCTAAGAAACCATCATTCAACCTCTCAAAGTCTGATGAGGATAGTGATGAAAGTCCAAAGGTATTttcaaggaagaagaaaaatgagaaagGAGGAAAGCAAAAGACGTCAACACCGACTAAGTCTGCCTCCGAAGAGAAAACTG CAGAAAAGGTTACTAGAGGAAAAGGCAAGAAGAAAGAGAAGTCGAGGCCCAGTGATAATCAGTTGCGTGATGCGATATGTGAAATTCTTAAAGAAGTTGACTTCAATACG GCCACATTTACCGACATTCTGAAGAAACTTG CTAAACAATTTGATATGGATCTCACTCCGAGAAAGGCATCTATAAAATTCATGATTCAGGAAGAGCTGACAAAACTAGCTGATGAAGCAAACGACGACGGAGAAGaggatgctgagaaagatgaaGCCCCATCTACAGGCCAAGAGGTTGAAGCCTGA
- the LOC100812631 gene encoding uncharacterized protein LOC100812631 isoform 2 (isoform 2 is encoded by transcript variant 2) → MGEEEPANEVSKIDSDEKSLQENTLDEITEKKDLETDGGKVLENNGIKELKENIVKEIEDKQADSMEKVEESKKVDVVEEAKEDKKEDGVEEAKEDKKDGVEEVNKDMKEDGVGEVKEDKEVDGVEVKEGKEVDGVKEVKEDTEIDGVKEVKEDKEVGGVSGVKEVEEDKEVDGVKKVEDKKGDELKEIEEDKKDDHISENDKMDEDTEVKETIEGKQENEKVQAEKPEVDAMEVEGGIQEEESDEKEKKDVAMEEDEDEDKDNIDKSKEEEKTEDSKGKKGSKKRGRGKIDGEKVKEKRKEPKKTEPRTPTIDRPVRERKSVERLVASIDKDATKEFHIEKGRGTPLKNIPNVAFKLSRRKTDDTFKLLHTILFGRRGKAVEIKSNILRFSGFVWRDNEEKQMIKVKEKLDKCNKEKLLEFCDVLDITINKATSRKEDIIAKLIDFLVAPHATTTVLLAEKEKPSKGTKRKRVVKWGSSRSGTTSRRSVKSQKKNEDSTVVRRKSASDTDESEEDKKDEENEENENGVADKSEDETPEKSESEDKSDSGSESEDIKEKKKHSKTSSTKKESAKKSKIEKIAVPNKSRSPPKRAPKKPSFNLSKSDEDSDESPKVFSRKKKNEKGGKQKTSTPTKSASEEKTEKVTRGKGKKKEKSRPSDNQLRDAICEILKEVDFNTATFTDILKKLAKQFDMDLTPRKASIKFMIQEELTKLADEANDDGEEDAEKDEAPSTGQEVEA, encoded by the exons ATGGGTGAGGAAGAACCAGCGAATGAAGTTTCTAAGATTGACTCAGATGAGAAGAGCTTGCAGGAGAATACTTTGGATGAAATTACTGAGAAAAAGGACTTGGAAACTGATGGAGGAAAAGTCTTGGAGAACAATGGAATCAAAGagttgaaagaaaatattgtaaaagaaattgaagataagCAAGCTGATAGTATGGAAAAGGTAGAAGAGAGCAAGAAAGTTGATGTTGTGGAAGAAGCAAAAGAGGATAAGAAAGAAGATGGAGTGGAAGAAGCAAAAGAGGATAAGAAAGATGGGGTGGAAGAAGTAAACAAGGATATGAAAGAAGATGGGGTGGGAGAAGTAAAAGAGGATAAGGAAGTTGATGGTGTAGAAGTAAAGGAGGGTAAGGAAGTTGATGGTGTGAAAGAAGTCAAGGAGGATACAGAAATTGATGGTGTGAAAGAGGTCAAGGAGGATAAGGAAGTTGGTGGTGTATCTGGTGTGAAAGAAGTCGAGGAGGATAAGGAAGTTGATGGTGTGAAAAAAGTAGAAGATAAAAAAGGTGATGAGTTGAAAGAAATAGAAGAGGATAAGAAAGATGATCATATATCTGAGAATGATAAAATGGATGAAGACACTGAGGTTAAGGAAACAATTGAAGGtaaacaagaaaatgaaaaagtgcAAGCTGAGAAACCAGAAGTAGATGCTATGGAAGTAGAGGGTGGCATTCAGGAGGAGGAGAGTgatgaaaaggagaaaaaagatgTGGCGATGGAGGAGGATGAAGATGAGGATAAGGACAATATTGATaagtcaaaagaagaagagaagacagAAGATAGTAAGGGTAAGAAAGGATCAAAAAAACGTGGGAGAGGGAAAATCGATGGGgagaaagtgaaagaaaaaagaaaggaaccAAAGAAAACAGAGCCAAGGACTCCTACTATTGATCGCCCTGTGCGGGAAAGGAAGTCAGTGGAGAGGTTGGTAGCATCAATTGATAAAGATGCAAccaaagaatttcacattgaaAAG GGTCGTGGTAcacctttaaaaaatataccaaaTG TGGCATTTAAGTTATCTAGAAGGAAGACTGATGATACCTTCAAATTGCTCCATACAATTCTCTTTGGAAGGAGAGGGAAG GCAGTTGAGATCAAGAGTAATATATTAAGGTTTTCTGGTTTCGTGTGGCGTGACAATGAG GAAAAGCAAATgattaaagtaaaagaaaaacttgaCAAGTGTAATAAAGAGAAGTTACTGGAATTCTGTGATGTGCTTGACATAACAATTAACAAGGCAACATCGAGGAAG GAAGATATTATTGCTAAGCTTATAGATTTTTTAGTTGCCCCTCATGCAACCACAACTGTGTTACTTgcagaaaaagagaag CCCAGTAAGGGAACAAAGCGCAAGCGTGTTGTAAAATGGGGTTCATCAAGATCTGGGACAACTTCAAGACGTTCTGTGAAG AGtcagaagaaaaatgaagattCTACCGTAGTGCGGAGAAAGAGTGCATCTGACACAGATGAGTCAGAGGAAGacaagaaagatgaagaaaacgaggaaaatgaaaatggtGTTGCTGACAAATCTGAGGATGAAACACCAGAGAAATCTGAAAGTGAAGACAAAAGTGATTCTGGGAGTGAATCTGaagatataaaagaaaagaaaaaacattctaAAACATCATCCACAAAGAAAGAATCTGctaagaaaagtaaaattgagaaaattgCAGTTCCTAATAAATCTCGCTCACCACCAAAAAGAGCACCTAAGAAACCATCATTCAACCTCTCAAAGTCTGATGAGGATAGTGATGAAAGTCCAAAGGTATTttcaaggaagaagaaaaatgagaaagGAGGAAAGCAAAAGACGTCAACACCGACTAAGTCTGCCTCCGAAGAGAAAACTG AAAAGGTTACTAGAGGAAAAGGCAAGAAGAAAGAGAAGTCGAGGCCCAGTGATAATCAGTTGCGTGATGCGATATGTGAAATTCTTAAAGAAGTTGACTTCAATACG GCCACATTTACCGACATTCTGAAGAAACTTG CTAAACAATTTGATATGGATCTCACTCCGAGAAAGGCATCTATAAAATTCATGATTCAGGAAGAGCTGACAAAACTAGCTGATGAAGCAAACGACGACGGAGAAGaggatgctgagaaagatgaaGCCCCATCTACAGGCCAAGAGGTTGAAGCCTGA